The DNA segment ACGTTGTGATGCAGGCTGCCGGTGTCGAAAGCCTTCGAAGCATTGCCGTTGAAGCCGATGCTGCGATCTTCGACCTCGTTGCGGCGCCAATAATCGCCGATGACGGAGGTATAGCGATATCCTTCGGCGCCGTTTTCGCGCAGCAAATTCTGCCAGTAGAAAACCGCATTGGCGGTATCGATCAGAGAATCCTTGCTGTCAGCTTCGTATTTGTAGTCGAGCGAAACGCGGTTGCGTTCGATATTGTCGGTCTCATCATAGTTGCCGGGGCGGAAGTTGCCGGTCGGGCTCTGCTTGCTGCGCCAATCGGTATCCGTATCCTTGTTGAAGTGCTCCGCCGTGATGCCGAAGGTGCCGACATCGGTGTATTGGCGGATCTTGAAGAGGCCGTTGCGCTGGTTGTAGTCGGCCGGATCGGCTTCAGTGCGCTTGGTGGAATAGCCGCCAACGTCGCCGTTGTTTTCCAGCTCATGTCCGTGCGTATATCCGGCCTCGAAAAGGACAGCGGTATTGTCGATGCGCTTGGCAACGGCGGCTGACCCGCCGAGGCTGCGGTCGTCGCCATTATAGCCGAGTTTGAAGACGCCGCCCCAGGTGGCGTTGGCGCCGATCAGGTCTTCCGGCTCCAGCGTGCGCAGCACGAAAGCGCCGCCAAGGGCACCGGAACCAGCGCGGCTGGAATCGGAGCCCCGTACGATGTCGACTGTCGAAAGCGTGTTGAAGTCGAAACTGTTGACGCCGCCATCCGCATCACGCGCGCCGTCGAGCAGGAACGGGACCTCGATACCGTCGATCGTCGTCAACACGCGGTCGTCTTCCAGGCCGCGAATATTGATGCTGCCGCTGGTGCGATCGAAGCCGACGCCGACCTCAGTACTGCGGCCGAGGTCCTCGATACGGGTGATCTGATTGTCGTCGATCTCCTGAGCTGTCGTCTCGGTGGTCGTCGGCGAGTCTGCGAGCACGTCTTTCGACGCTTTCCCCTTGACTACGATCGGCTTCAGCTCCGTTCCGCGATCGCTCTTCGCCGCCGCTTCGCCCGTGGTCGTATCATTTTGATTTGCCGTCTGCGCATAAGAGGCTGTGCCGAGCCCAAAGGCCAGAAACGCCGTGCATGCCAAGAGAACCGAGCGGGATCGCCGGACAACCATAACCATTCCTTTCGAATTGCTTCACCGGGCTGGCTGGTTGGTGCTTCTGACGCACGCAAGGGGCTGGCTGGGTTCATTTTAGTTAACGAAGCGGAGCAATTTCCGCCTTCTTTCTGCCGCATAAAAAACATGACTATAATTGTCAATATATTTAGCCAGAATAATCATGAATAAAATTATCATGTTTTAATGCAAACCAATAAAGTTGCTGAATTGCAACGAAATCGCTGCATCGAGCGTTTCTCCCGGCGTTGCTATTAGAAATGGGTGAAATACTTGATGCTGTTCCGGATCATCTCCGTCACCACCGCCGTCGCCATGTTGACGGCCGCCTCCCTCCCCGAGACCGGCCCGATGCCGCAGCCCAAGCCGGATAGCGAACAAACCCAGGCGCCCAGCGACCTGCCGATACCGGCTCAAAAACCGGAGGCCTCCGAGACTGAACCGCCCAGCGATCTTCCGGTGCCGGCACCGAAACCAGAGGCTTCCGAGACCGAACCACCCGCCAAGGAAATGCAGGGGCCGCCAAAGCCACCGCTGACCATCGCAGCGGAATCGGACGAAGAGCATCAGGCCTGTCTTGGAGAATTGAGTGCCATGGGTGCGGTATTCAAGGACATTCCCCGCATCGATGATGGCAACGGCTGCGGCATCGACAAGCCGATTGCCCTCTCCGAACCATTGCCGGGCATCAAGATGAAACCGGAAGGCACACTGCGCTGCGAGGCCGCCCTGGCACTAGCCCACTGGATGAAGGAAAGCGTGATCCCCGCCGCCGCAATCGCGCTGAAGGACAATGGCCGGATTACAGAGATCAACCAGGCCTCGACCTATATCTGCCGCCTGCGCAACAACGCCACCACCGGCAAGATTTCGGAACATGCACGCGGCAATGCCATCGACATTGCCAGCTTCACCTTCGAAAACGGCAAGATCGTCGGCATCGAGCCTCGCCACGAAGACCCGACGCTGACAGGTGCGTTCCAGCGCAGCGCCAGCGCCTCTGCCTGCCTTTACTTCAGAACCGTCCTCGACCCGGACAGCGATGCCGCGCACGAGACGCATTTCCATCTGGACGTGCTGAAAAGGAACGGCGAGTTCAGATATTGCCACTAAATCTCAGACTTGAGCCGGCCGCGGATTCGCAGACGCAGTTGCACTGGAATCAGAACTTAAAACAATCCCTCGATATACCCCTGATCATTGAGGAAAATCCGTTCTGCTGCCGGTGATTTCGGCAGGCCCGGCATCGTCATGATCTCGCCGGTGATAACGACGACGAAGCCGGCGCCGGCGGAGAGACGCACTTCGCGGACGGGCACAATATGACCTTCCGGCGCGCCGCGGACGTTCGGGTCCGTGGAGAAGGAATATTGCGTCTTCGCCATACAGACGGGCAGATGGCCGTAGCCCTGATCCTCCCAGGAGCGCAGTTGGTCGCGCACGGCCTTGTCGGCGGTCACCTCGCCGGCGTGATAGATCTTCGAGGCGACGATCTCGATCTTTTCAAGCAGGGAGAGATTGTCGGGATAGAGGGGCTGGAATTTCGCCTGGCCGGATTCGGCAAGCTCGACCACCTTATAGGCAAGCTCTTCGATCCCCGCCGATCCCTCGGCCCAGTGGCGGCAGAGGATAGCCTCGGCGCCGAGACGCGCCACATAATTCTTCAGCGCCTCGATCTCCGCATCCGTATCCGAGATGAAGTGATTGATGGCAACAACGACCGGCACGCCGAATTTGCGGACATTGGCGACGTGCCGGCCGAGATTGGCGCAGCCCTTCACCAGGGCTGCGACATTCTCCTGCCCGAGATCGTCCCTCTTGACACCGCCATTCATTTTCAGTGCCCGCACCGTTGCGACGATAACGGCAGCATCCGGAAAAAGGCCGGCCTTGCGGCACTTGATATCGAAGAATTTTTCCGCGCCGAGATCGGCGCCGAAGCCCGCTTCGGTCACGACATAGTCACCGAGCTTCAGCGCCGTGCGCGTGGCGATTACCGAATTGCAGCCATGGGCGATGTTGGCGAAGGGGCCGCCATGCACCAAAGCCGGATTGTTTTCCAGCGTCTGTACCAGGTTCGGCTGCATCGCATCCTTGAGCAGCACCGACATTGCCCCATCCGCCTTGAGGTCGCGGGCGTAGACCGGCGTACGGTCGCGACGATACCCGATGATGATGTTGCCGAGCCGCTTTTCCAGATCTGTCAGGTCGGAAGCCAGGCAGAGGATCGCCATGACTTCGGATGCGACGGTGATATCGAAACCGCTCTCGCGCGGGAAACCATTGGCCACGCCACCGAGCGAGGTGACGACATCGCGCAGCGCCCGGTCGTTCATGTCCATGGCGCGGCGCCAGGTGATGCGGCGGACATCGATATTCTGTTCGTTGCCCCAATAGATATGATTGTCGATCAGCGCCGCCAAAAGATTGTGCGCCGCAGTGACGGCGTGGAAATCGCCGGTGAAATGCAGGTTGATGTCTTCCATCGGGATGACCTGCGCATAACCGCCGCCCGCCGCGCCGCCCTTCACGCCGAAGCAAGGTCCGAGCGAGGCCTCACGCACGCAGACGATCGCCTTCTTGCCGATACGGTTGAGGCCGTCGCCGAGGCCAACGGTCGTCGTCGTCTTCCCCTCGCCGGCCGGCGTCGGATTGATGGCGGTGACGAGGATCAGCTTGCCGTCCTTGTTGCCCGCCTTCGAAGCGATGAACTTCGCTCCGATCTTCGCCTTGTCATGCCCGTAAGGCGCGAGATCTTCAGCGGGAATGCCGAGCTTGGCGCCGATCTCGACGATCGGCAATTTCTTCGCGGCGCGCGCGATTTCTATATCGGATTTCACCGCTGTCATAACACCCGTTCCCGCCCTGAACATGGAGGCATTCACCCTGCCGGGATAGCCCAATAAATATCGACTGTGAATAGCCGCAGATTGCAGTCCTTTCCGAAACCATGCTGCCTTGCAGCAAAGCACTGACAGACCTATTTTCGCGGGCGAGCTGTAAAGCGAATGGAAAAGGATAAGGCATGAAGTCCCTGGAACTACTGGTCGAGCGCATCATTCTCTCCAGCCGTTGGATTCTGGTGGTCTTCTATCTCGGCCTTGCGGCTGCGCTCGCCATCTATGGCGTCTCGTTCGGCTACAAATTCCTGAAGGTCGCCGCCGGCGTCTTTGAGTATGACGAGGCGGATATGATTCTCGCCATTCTCGGCCTGATCGATGCCGCACTGGTGGCCAGCCTCATCGTCATGGTGATGATTTCCGGCTACGAAAATTTCGTCAGCCGCTTCGACGAGGCCGACGACGAAGTCTCTTTCCTCGGCAAGCTCGATTCCGGCAGCCTGAAGATCAAGGTCGCTTCTTCCATCGTCGCCATTTCGTCGATCCACCTCTTGCAGATATTTCTCAACGCCACCCAATATGAAAACGGCAAGCTGATGTGGCTGACGATCATGCACCTCGCCTTCGTCGTCTCGGCGCTTCTGCTCGGCTATCTCGAAAAGATCATGGCAAAGGCCAAAGGCAAGGACGCCTGAGGCCTAAAAGCGCGGTTATTCGCCGACTGCTGCCGGGGCACTCGAGGCGGCCGGCGGGACAGCACACTCCGCAATCGATTGGTTGCTCTTACAGTCCCTTGCGGCAACGAGTTGGTCGGCAGCGGCAAGCTCCGTCGTCAATCGCAGCTTCAGTGCATCCATCTGCGCGATGAGATGGATCGAACTCGGCCGAGTGCCGAGCATCAGGCCGACAAGCGATTTATCAACGCCCATCTCATTCAGAAAACCGACGAGCCTCGCCGTCTGTTTCCGATCGAGCTTGGTCGTATCGTGCTTGCCGACGAATTTGCGCCCCACCTCCCGTGTGGACAGGACCTTTCGCTTGCCATTCACCAATTCATATTCCGTGCGGTATTGGACGCGCACCTCGCTGTAGGTGGTGGTGATCTGATGAACGCCAAGGAGCGCGAAGGGGCTGGAGACACGCTCGGTGCCGCCGGCAAAAAACAGCGGGCACGCCGAAAAGCAGATGGCGCCGAGGGAAAAAGTCTCGCCCCTGATGGAGCCATCCTTTGCGCGGGCAGCCGAACAGATCGGCTCGGCATAGGAGCAATCGCGCGAACGCGTCCTGCCGACAGCAATCGCAAGTTTCTGCTTACGAATGACGTAGGCCATCTCCATGGCCGCCCGAACATCACCGCCCGGCGAGCTGACGATGATCGGCAATTTCCTGCCGCCGAGGCGTTTCAGCAGCCTTTGCAATTTCTTCGGCGAATCCGCCATGATCTGCCCTTCGGCGGAGATCCAGTCCGGGCAGTTATTATTGGCGCGGCACCAGGCCATGTCACCATGCACCAGAATGAAGTCCATGGATTGCCCGGCGCCAGCGCCGGCAGCCTCAGCAGGCGTGAAGGAAGGCAACAGAAGCAAAACGGTTGCCAGGAGCCACAAGGCCCTTTGGCAACGCCGAGCGACATGCTGCGGGAACAAACGGAAGATCATAAACTAGAAGCCTGGAAGCGATTGCTATGAAAGACCGATAGCAATCGCTTTTGACCTTCGCAAGGCAAGCCTTGATGGCCGTCCGTCGGCCCTCGCCCATGGCCGATCGGCCGACATTGCCGCCTGTCATTTCCGGACGTGAGCGACGCTCACACCTGTGCAGCAGTGGAGAAGTCAAGGCAGCAAGATTTTTGCTCGAAAATGTCACTTTTCGGAAAAGTAATACAAATCAGAACTTTACCATATTAAGACATATGAAAATGGAATTATTTCTGAATGGTGTCGCAAATTTGTCTCTAGCATTCGCCCGGAAATCCGGTATTTGATACCGATAACACGCTATGGGCGCCTATATCCAAATGTCCTATATCATCACCGCCGAGAGACAATTATTGC comes from the Rhizobium sp. NXC24 genome and includes:
- a CDS encoding TonB-dependent hemoglobin/transferrin/lactoferrin family receptor, coding for MVVRRSRSVLLACTAFLAFGLGTASYAQTANQNDTTTGEAAAKSDRGTELKPIVVKGKASKDVLADSPTTTETTAQEIDDNQITRIEDLGRSTEVGVGFDRTSGSINIRGLEDDRVLTTIDGIEVPFLLDGARDADGGVNSFDFNTLSTVDIVRGSDSSRAGSGALGGAFVLRTLEPEDLIGANATWGGVFKLGYNGDDRSLGGSAAVAKRIDNTAVLFEAGYTHGHELENNGDVGGYSTKRTEADPADYNQRNGLFKIRQYTDVGTFGITAEHFNKDTDTDWRSKQSPTGNFRPGNYDETDNIERNRVSLDYKYEADSKDSLIDTANAVFYWQNLLRENGAEGYRYTSVIGDYWRRNEVEDRSIGFNGNASKAFDTGSLHHNVTFGLDVAFTKTHQYSAGGDSCNLPRWRATCAFLHTNQSDMPDVDGKRVGAFVDDKIEIGSSGFSLTPGLRFDWYDYSPKNTDAYRDSANYTSLPSGQSDTRFSPKLRAAYQPQDNVELYAQWAMGFRAPNVSELYLNYGVPGGYVSYGNPDLKPETSNGVEIGANLGDDDFGGHIGGFYNKYKNFIDSETSVDPTGTYPLGITEYFNRANVRIFGIEVNAHKKFDNGIHIKGALAYANGKDSDTGEWLDSVAPAKAAFTLGYATEIWGTDLTFITATSEPKKDGDSFRTPGYGIFDLTGWWEPEQVKGLTLRAGVYNIFNKTYYDALNVASTSLTQPHEFYSEPGRTFKLTLTQKF
- a CDS encoding extensin family protein; this encodes MLFRIISVTTAVAMLTAASLPETGPMPQPKPDSEQTQAPSDLPIPAQKPEASETEPPSDLPVPAPKPEASETEPPAKEMQGPPKPPLTIAAESDEEHQACLGELSAMGAVFKDIPRIDDGNGCGIDKPIALSEPLPGIKMKPEGTLRCEAALALAHWMKESVIPAAAIALKDNGRITEINQASTYICRLRNNATTGKISEHARGNAIDIASFTFENGKIVGIEPRHEDPTLTGAFQRSASASACLYFRTVLDPDSDAAHETHFHLDVLKRNGEFRYCH
- a CDS encoding formate--tetrahydrofolate ligase, whose translation is MTAVKSDIEIARAAKKLPIVEIGAKLGIPAEDLAPYGHDKAKIGAKFIASKAGNKDGKLILVTAINPTPAGEGKTTTTVGLGDGLNRIGKKAIVCVREASLGPCFGVKGGAAGGGYAQVIPMEDINLHFTGDFHAVTAAHNLLAALIDNHIYWGNEQNIDVRRITWRRAMDMNDRALRDVVTSLGGVANGFPRESGFDITVASEVMAILCLASDLTDLEKRLGNIIIGYRRDRTPVYARDLKADGAMSVLLKDAMQPNLVQTLENNPALVHGGPFANIAHGCNSVIATRTALKLGDYVVTEAGFGADLGAEKFFDIKCRKAGLFPDAAVIVATVRALKMNGGVKRDDLGQENVAALVKGCANLGRHVANVRKFGVPVVVAINHFISDTDAEIEALKNYVARLGAEAILCRHWAEGSAGIEELAYKVVELAESGQAKFQPLYPDNLSLLEKIEIVASKIYHAGEVTADKAVRDQLRSWEDQGYGHLPVCMAKTQYSFSTDPNVRGAPEGHIVPVREVRLSAGAGFVVVITGEIMTMPGLPKSPAAERIFLNDQGYIEGLF
- a CDS encoding TIGR00645 family protein, translated to MKSLELLVERIILSSRWILVVFYLGLAAALAIYGVSFGYKFLKVAAGVFEYDEADMILAILGLIDAALVASLIVMVMISGYENFVSRFDEADDEVSFLGKLDSGSLKIKVASSIVAISSIHLLQIFLNATQYENGKLMWLTIMHLAFVVSALLLGYLEKIMAKAKGKDA